Proteins encoded within one genomic window of Nitrospira sp.:
- a CDS encoding Hpt domain-containing protein, giving the protein MESQSVMDLTAALDRLDGDQELFLTLASLFVERSPQALVAIQMAMTAGDIPTLIKEAHKLKGSAMEFCAKPTVASAAHLEESARNAALQELATLAEQVYAETERLKSALMTIIEKGFPS; this is encoded by the coding sequence GACCGCTGCACTTGATCGGCTGGACGGGGATCAGGAGCTATTTTTAACTCTTGCCAGCCTCTTCGTAGAACGGTCACCGCAGGCCCTCGTTGCCATCCAAATGGCCATGACGGCGGGAGACATCCCAACCCTGATCAAGGAGGCCCACAAGCTCAAGGGATCGGCTATGGAGTTTTGCGCCAAGCCAACCGTGGCTTCCGCGGCACATCTCGAAGAATCAGCGCGAAATGCTGCCCTGCAAGAGCTCGCAACATTGGCTGAACAGGTCTATGCGGAAACCGAGCGGCTCAAGTCAGCGCTCATGACCATCATCGAAAAAGGATTTCCCTCATGA
- a CDS encoding response regulator, translating into MTGPASSLTLLAIIPDSETLVLTLEQANSRGLSVVTAQDPQAALMMADMALPDIVITDLFLPERTGLTLVQEIHNRFPNTAIIVSAGTADGQTVIEAMRAGGTDYLPQPTCADALALALDRAIQHVPHALEEIPGIEELDYRLTIGTDPHQVEPCVTWLIEQTARRFPEAQRLHLRATLIELIVNAVEHGSLEIQYQEKHEALSADTFDALIEARRRDPRFAERHVVVQACYDMPRRQLRYAITDEGKGFMWKRFLAQNDKACDSHDANGRGLFLAKAFFPNLIYNERGNEVTFSVPLP; encoded by the coding sequence ATGACCGGTCCAGCGTCGTCCCTTACGCTACTGGCCATCATCCCAGATTCCGAGACCCTCGTCCTCACACTGGAACAGGCCAATTCGCGTGGCCTTTCCGTCGTGACCGCTCAGGACCCTCAGGCGGCACTCATGATGGCGGACATGGCACTGCCCGATATTGTGATCACCGATCTGTTCCTACCGGAACGCACCGGATTGACGTTGGTCCAGGAAATCCACAATCGGTTTCCCAATACGGCCATCATTGTGTCAGCCGGGACGGCCGATGGGCAAACCGTCATCGAAGCGATGCGGGCGGGCGGGACAGACTATTTGCCGCAACCAACCTGCGCCGATGCCCTGGCCCTGGCGTTGGATCGGGCGATTCAACATGTTCCCCACGCGCTTGAGGAAATTCCGGGCATTGAGGAATTAGACTACCGTCTGACCATCGGCACCGATCCGCATCAAGTGGAACCCTGCGTCACCTGGCTGATCGAGCAGACGGCGAGAAGATTTCCTGAAGCTCAACGCCTGCACTTACGGGCCACCCTCATCGAGCTGATCGTGAACGCCGTGGAACACGGCAGTCTAGAAATCCAATACCAGGAAAAGCACGAGGCGCTGAGTGCCGACACGTTTGATGCCTTGATCGAGGCGCGCCGTCGTGATCCGCGATTCGCCGAACGCCATGTGGTCGTGCAGGCCTGTTATGACATGCCCCGCCGCCAGCTCCGTTATGCAATCACAGACGAAGGCAAAGGATTCATGTGGAAACGCTTTCTCGCTCAAAATGACAAGGCCTGCGACAGCCATGACGCCAACGGACGCGGCCTCTTTCTTGCCAAAGCCTTCTTCCCCAATTTGATCTATAACGAACGGGGTAACGAAGTGACCTTCTCCGTACCACTTCCGTGA